Genomic window (Chondrocystis sp. NIES-4102):
TTCGTTAATTTAGTTACGACACCTCCCTATCTAAACTTAGGTGAGGTGTTTTTTACTCCTGCTTATTTTATATTTTGTTTATGCAGTTACCAGCACTCCATTATCCACAACAAAAGCTTACTTGTCCTCAGTTACCTTTGGCTGTATATCGCGAAGTAGTGGCTCATTTACGACAGGTAGAAGGAGTTGACGCAAAGATTATACTTCGTCCTCACTATCATGATAGTACTCAATTTGACTATTATCAAAGTCAAGTAGCAGCCATAGAAATTAATTATTCGGAAAATTTAGATGATCGCAAGAGAAAGCAAGTAACCGCTATTTTGGATTTTTATGCTCAACGTTATCAACCCTGGCAAGAATATTAATTACTAAGCATCAAAGTAGTACAATAATATTGTATTAATTAAATTCTTTTTGGAAATGGCAAAAACTGCAACAGTTTCACATTTTGTCGCCGTCAGTGATCTATCTAAGCCAGCAACAGAACAAGAAGGTATATTAATTGAAGTACCAGGATCGGGCGGAGACACAGCCAAAAATCGAGCCAAAGCTTTAGATATAGTGCAGGAAATGTGGGAAAAAGAAGAGATCGATGTTGAGCGTTTTCCTGATGGTTTAACCGAGGATAATATTTTTTATGTACCTTTAAATAGTCTTGAAATAGCATCTAAAAATACTATGTCTGCCGATGAGCAACAACCATTAGAGAGTCAAGAATTGTTACCAATTGTACAAGGAGCGCAGGAAATAATTCAATTAACTAAACTGCAATTAGAAGTGCAAGAAGCATCCGAACAAGCTTCACAATATGTACCAATTATTAAAGTTATATTAGAGCGATCGCGCCCTTTAACTGCGGAAGAAAAGGATTTAGCTAAAGATAAGAAATATGGCAAAACTATTGAAAGGTTGGGTGAAGTGGTAGCAGCCCAAGAGGAATATCAGCAAACTTGTTCGGGTAATGGGGATTTAATTCTTAATGCGATCGCTTGGCAGCTTAATCAAGGTATTGAACAGCATCAAAAGAAGAAGAATGATAATTGATTTTATTGATCTGTTGTGGATTAGTTAATATTATCTTGAGATATTTGTAGTTTATCTGGTAGTTTATTTGATTGAAAATTATCTAAGGTTATATCAACGTTTAGTTTGGGTATTTCATCTCTCAATAATATAATATTGTGTCTTGATTGTTTTTAATTATTGCTGCTAATCAAGGATTTATTATCTTAATAAGAGTGAGCAATAACCTTGGGTAAACTAATTTTTATAATTATCTAGGGTTGAGATGGGGAGATAACATATAGTTGCTGACCAGATTAAATCCGATTACAGTTTACTTGGGGTAACATTGCTTTTATTTAAGTTATTAGGACAGTAGTAGATTCTTAATGAGCAAACTTTTAGATCTATCAACCAATAGCTTGAAAGTCATTATTATTAGGGATTAATCGCACACTGGCAAACAACTTATTGATAATTTAAATTAAATCACCGCGATCGCAAGTACTTCTAAGCGATCTACATTATTAACTTGCTACAACCAAGGATTTTTTAGCAGTAAAAGTCTCGATAAGATCAAGACAAGCAAAAGAATGTTCTAAAATAGAAATTCGTACAAAACACTATAAAAGCCATATTTATAATATGTCAGTATTGGCAGCAATTTCAGTTGTACTTCTATTAATAGTAGTCCACGAGTTCGGTCATTTTGCAGCAGCACGGTTGCAGAAAATCAGAGTTAATCGTTTTTCCATCGGTTTTGGGCCTACTTTATTAAAATACCAAGGATCTGAAACAGAATACGCAATTCGAGCTATTCCTTTGGGGGGTTATGTAGGATTTCCTGATGATGATCCTGAAAGTAATATCCCTTTAGACGATCCTAATCTGTTACGTAATAGACCAGTATTAGACAGAGCAATTGTAATTAGTGCTGGGGTAATTGCCAACTTAATTTTTGCTTATTTCCTATTAGTCGGTCAAGCCACAACTATTGGGTTTCAAGATATCCATTATAAATCAGGAGTGGTAGTACCGCAGTTGTTAAGTACTGAGGAATCTGCTGCTGCTAAGGCTGGGGTTAAGGCTGGAGATATCATTTTAAAGATAGATAATCTGGAATTAGATGATTCTGGTAAGGCTTTGGAAAATCTGAGAAATACTATTCAACAGTCCCCTAATCAAACCTTAGAATTAACCATCCAACGAGACGCAGAAACAGTGGTTTTAAATGTTAAGCCAGATATCGGTCAAGATGGAAAAGGGAAGATTGGTGTGATGCTTGCACCCAATGGCGATATTATTCGTCGTCATCCAAGTAACGTTATTGAAGCTTTAACTGCTGGTGCTAACGAATTTCAAAGAATCGTACAATTAACTGTACAAGGATTTTGGCAATTAATTAGTAATTTTCAAGAAAATGCTCAACAGGTGGCAGGACCCGTTGCTATTGTTGCAGTTGGTGCAGAATTGGCTCGTAATGATTTGAGTAATATGTTTCAATTTGGAGCTTTAATTAGCATTAACCTGGCGGTGATTAATATTTTGCCCCTACCTGCTTTAGATGGTGGTCAACTAGCATTTTTAACCGTTGAAGGTGTGACAGGTAAACCTCTGCCTAGCAAGATACAAGATGGCATTATGCAGACAGGTTTAGTTTTGTTGCTGAGTTTAGGAGTTTTTATTATTGTCCGCGATACAATTAATTTGGCGTTTTTCCAGAATTTATTCCAGTAAATGCCCGACTCTAAAATGAGTGCCAAATCTGGGAGAACTAAAGTTAGGAAAAAGACTAATAAAGCTCCCAGTCAGGCAAAAAAAAAGCTCTCTCTCGATATTTTCAATCTCCTAACGGCTTTATATCCTGATGCTACTTGTACCTTAGACTATCAGACTCCCGTGCAACTTTTGGTAGCTACCATTCTTTCTGCCCAATGTACTGATGAGCGGGTGAATAAAGTAACTCCTGCCCTATTTGCCCAATATCCTGATGCTGCTGCTTTAGCAAGTTGCGATCGCGATCAATTGGAATCTCTGATTCGTTCTACGGGTTTCTATCGTAATAAAGCCAAAAATATCCAGGGTGCTTGTCAAATGATTGTCTCTGAGTTTGATGGTCAAGTACCACAGGAAATGGAACAATTGTTAAAACTCCCTGGAGTTGCCCGTAAAACCGCTAATGTGGTCTCTGCCCATGCTTTTGGTAATAATCAAGGGGTAACGGTAGATACCCACGTAAAACGGCTGAGTAACCGTTGGGGATTAACTAAATCAGATAACCCCCTTGAGATTGAAAAGGATCTGATGGCTTTGTTACCTCAGTCGGAATGGGAAAATTATTCAATTCGTACTATTTATCACGGTAGGGCAGTTTGTAAGGCTCGTAAACCCCTGTGCGATATCTGTCAGCTAGCTTCTCTTTGTCCGTCGGCTAAAGAATATATTTCTGCCATTAATCCCGTAAATTCTAATTAAATTTCAGGCAAACGGATTTATTTAGGGATGAAATACTATTAAGACAAAAATTACTTAATTTCTGCCTCGCAATTTGATATTTAAATTTACTTTATCGCTTTAACTCTCATTTTTACCCCACCCGCAGGCGTGAAAGTAAAACCACGACGACCAAAGGGCAAGGGACGGTTATCTAATAGTTCTAGTTCTACGTGAGATAAAATAGTAGCTAAAACTAACTTCATTTCATATAAAGCAAAAGCATAACCTAAACAGCGACGATTTCCGCCACCAAAAGGCAAGAATTCATAGGGAGAAAATTGTCTGGTTAAAAATCTTTCTGGTTTAAATTCTTTGGGTTGGGGATAAAGATCTTCTCGTTGATGAGTTAGATAAATTGAGGGAAGTAATGATGTTCCTGCCTCAAAATGATATCCCATTAATTCCATTGGTTGTTTTAATTGACGATTAACAAAAACTACTACAGGATTTAATCTTAAGGTTTCCGACACTACTGCATCGAGATAGGGTAGCTTGATAATTTCGTTAAAGTCGATATTTTCCCTCAAGGAATTTAATTCAGTTTGGCATCGATAACCAACTTCAGTTCGTCTATGTAGCCAATAAAAAGACCATGCTAAAGAACTTGCTGTAGTTTCATGTCCTGCAAATAACATTGTCATTAATTCATCTTTGATTTCCTCATCACTCATTCCCTTTCCATCCTCATATTTGGCTTCAAGCAGTAGACTAAGAATATCTTCCCTCATGGTGTCGGGATCTTGGCGACGGCGATCGCATTCTGCTTGTAAGATGTCTCTAATTTGGCGTTTAAGCCTCAGAAATCTACCCCAAGGAGTTATAGCACCTAAATCTTGCTGCAAGGCTGGGAAAAAGAGGAAAAATGATTTTAATGGCGAGTTAAAAATCTCTAACCAATCAACTAAAATTTCTTTGAGGCGATAGCATCTTTTCCCTTGATCTAAGCCAAATATAGTTTTAAGAATTATTTGTAGGGAAATCTCTTGAGTATAGTCACGAATACAGATAGTTTGACCGACTTGCCATTGGGAAATTACTTCTTTAGTTATTTCTACCATAGTCTCACCGTAACTTTTCATTCTCTCCCCATGAAAAGGAGGCATTAGTAACTTTCGATGTCTTTTGTGTTTAATACCATCAAGTAAGACTAAAGAATTATCCCCTAATAAAACTCTAACAGGCGCGCTAGATTGTGTCCCTACTTCAAATAAATTTGGATCAGCAGTAAATACTTGTTCTATGGCTTTGGGGTTGCTGAAAATTACATTAGGAGGAAATAAGGAAGATTTAGGGGAATAAAATAATTCTCCATATTTTTGTTGGTATTTTTCTAACGTCCCAAACTGATCTAATAAGGCTTGAATTATCGTAATAATTCCAGGAGTCTTAACTGTTGGTGGTAATTTGTTTTTGTTGGCAGGAGAAGTTACGGTAGTCATAGGGAATAATATCGGCTAATTACTAAGTTTTTTCTGCGATATTTTAATTATTAGTATGCAAAATTCCTCAATAATTAGCTTGTATATTCCTCAGATCTTGGGATATTCGGATTATTTGTTACCTATGTCAATAGAATTTAATCTTAAGTATTAGGTATTTGTTTCTTAATTGCCTTTTGCAGAAAGATTAAAACCACTCCAATAGCTGTAAATATCAGTGCCAAAACGTGACTGGAACTAGAGGCGAAGGCGACTAAAATTAAATCAAACAATAGTGCGATCGCAGGAATCAAGATAGGAACACGAAATCCATTACTTTGTGGTTCTCGCCGTTTAATAATTAACAATGAAATATTAACTAAACAAAACATTGCCAAAATCAAAGTAGCAGTTGTCCCTGCTAAAAATTCTAGAGTGCCAGAAAGTGCGAGAAAAATGGCAATTGGTAAAATAATTATCAATGTACGATAAGGTGTACCTCTACGGCTATGTAGTTTTCCTAGCCAGGCTGGTAATAAACCTTCCCTTGCCATGCCAAACAATAAGCGTGAGGCAGTGACAAAATTAAGTAAGGTGGTATTGAGTACGGCAAATAAAGCAATGACTGTAAAAACTACCTGGGGAAAACTGGGTTGCGCCCTACGTACTACATCGAGTAGTGGAGCTTCAGAAGCTGCTAATTCCGAGGGATTAAGTACCTGAACCGATAACCAGGCAATAATTATATAAACTACACCAGCGATCGCTAAAGCCATTAGAATAGCCCTGGGAACATTACGTTCAGGATTTTTTACTTCTTCGGCAACATTGACAATATCCTCAAAGCCAATGAAAGCATAAAAAGCTAATGCTGCCCCTTGTACCACTGCAACCCATCCTATTGCTTCCGTATTGGGTATAGTAGGGGGGTTTACTGTACCACCACCACCCAAAAAGAAGCTGGCTACTAAAATTACAATAATTAAACCTGTAATCTCAATAAATGTACAGAAAATATTGAGGGCGGAAGATTCTTTCATCCCCCTAAAATTGACAAATGCCAACACAGCAAACAGCGTCAAGACAATCAACCAAGCTGGAATAGCAGGGGCAAAAGCATTAAGATATCCAGCAAAGGCTTTGGAGAGTGTCGCCATTGACACTAAGCAGGTACAAAACATTAACCAGCCTACCAATACTGAAAGCCAGTCTATACGAAACGCCTTGTGAACAAAATATGCAACTCCGCCACTTTTAGGAAAACGACTACCAAGTTCGGCATAACTTAAAGCAGTAAAGGCAGCTACAACCATTGCGGTTAAAAAAGAAGCCCATACTAAAGTTCCAGAAAGTCCAGCAATTTTACCAATTACTGCATAAATTCCTGCGCCTAAAATATCACCAACACCATATATTACTAAAGTTGGTAATCCAAAAACTCGTTTGAGGGAATCTACTTGTGCTGCATTAACCTCTACATCGGTTTTCATATTCTTATTTTGAAATTATAAATTTGAGTTAATTATTAGTAAATAATTAGCAAGTAACTATTAATTAAATAAATATTAAAGACATGAAAATACAAGCGACAAATCTAAATGTCTGCTGTATTTTAGGAATATTAAGAGTTACTATATATATACAGTTTTATAGTTCAAAATAATTTTAAATTCTGTATCTTTTGATATCTGATATATGTAGATTTGTCAGGATAATATTACAAAATATTTATCTTTGTAATCAATTATAAAATTGCCAAAATAGTTTGTAGCGATCGCGAATTATTTTAAGCAAAGATTATTTACCAGAAATGATATTTTTAAATGCTGCTGTTTAATTAAATTACTTTAATAGCGTAGGGAAAATTAAGGGCGATCGCGGTTGCCATCAATATATTTATTTTTTAAATTACTATTAAGCTTGAAATGAAAAACGGGGCGAGGTTATTAATTTACTAGATAGTCTTACTGTCGTTGACGAAATATTTCATAAAGAGCGATCGCGGTTGCCACTGAAGCATTAAGACTAGGGGTTTTACCCATTAAAGGAATTGCCACCAACTGATCACAATTTTTTTCAGTTAAGGCACTCAAACCTTTTCCCTCCGAGCCTACTACTAAAGCTACTGACCCACTAAAATTAGTTTCATGTAATAAAGTGTCAGTGTCGGCAGTTGTGCCATAAATCCAAAAACCTGCTTCTTTTAACTTAATAATTGCTTGATTAAGATTGACAACTCTAGCGATCGCTAAATTTTCCAATGCCCCAGCACTAACTTTCATAACTGTCGAGGTTACACCTACAGCCCTTCTTTGAGGAATAATCAAACCTTGCACCCCCAAAGCTTCAGCCGTGCGAATAATTGATCCCAAATTATGGGGATCTTCAATACCATCGGCAATAACCAAAACAGGATCAGTAGTTTGCTGGGCTTGAGTTAATAAATCTTCCAATTCCCAATAAATATAAGGAGCAACTTGGGCGACAATTCCCTGATGATTTCCCCCTTGAGTTAGTTGAGATAGACGACGAGAATCAACTTCGTCAACAATTGTACCGTTGCTTTTAGCTTCTTTAATCAAAGGGTAAAACTGCCCATGAGCTAACAACTTATCTGTTACCCACAGTTTATTAATTTGGCGATCGCCTTTGAGGGCTGCTAACACCGCATGACGACCATAAGTTAGATCTAAATTTTCCGTGGTTTGAGAATCAAGATCAACAGCAGGTGATTCTAAAGCGGTCGTGCGATCGCTCAGTCTTTTTTGCTGCTTAGGGGCAATTCTAGGTTTCGATTTCATCAAAATTACAAACTATAGGTTATGAGTATAAACCGACTAACTTATTTTTCTACTAAGCAATACTAATTAATTGCCTCAAAATCCAATTTAGTAAATAACTCTTGTAAACGTGCTGGGTTAGTTAAATGAAGATAGCCAATTAAAGCTTCTAAACCAGTGGCTTGTTGATAAGTTTTACGATCTAAACGACGTGGTTTAGTGGCACAAGCATTACGTCCACGGCGCAAAATTTCTTTTTCCGAGTCAGTGAAATAAGGTAATAAAATTGCCAAATGGATCGCCTGACTTTCGGCTCTTACTTGAGTAACAACTTGATTATGATAATCAGTCATACGTTTAGGAGGAAGTAAAAATTTAGTGCGAACATAAAGTTCATACACAGCATCCCCAATATATGCCAAAGCGATCGGCGAGAGTCTATCAATTTGATTTGACTCAATAATGGGGATCGAATCTAGCCTTACTCCGTAATTAACCCAAGTTTGAGCCTGGTCGGTTGGCGCGTTATCTTTTTTATTTGCCTCTGGTGAATTCACAGCCTAGCGGGAGGTTATTATTTTATATTTTCCAGTGCTGCTTCTACAGAAGGCTGAAGAGAAAGAAACTTCTCTAAACGAACTAGTTTTACGGTTTGTGTCACTCGTGCATTAGTAACAACCTGTAGGCTGCCACCTATTGTTTGAGCCTTTTTAACCAATTGTACTAAAGCTCCCAAACCAGAACTATCGATAAAATCAATCTGTGCTAAAACCAAAATTAGGTTGTTTGGTCCTTCGTCTATACAATTACCGATAACTTTACGAAATGCTGGTTCGGAAAAGGCATCTAGTAATCCAGTAAGACGAAATATTTGATAATTTTCCCTGACTTCACGGGTGCCTCTTAAGCTTACAGTCAGGTTTAGCTGCTCAGGAATAATCCCCTCCTCAACTTTAACCTCTATTCCAGTAACAATAAGCATTATGCCGAATAACGGTTGCCTATTGTTAACTTTGTCAATGGTCAAGTATATCCTATTTTCAATAGGAATGTTAGTTTTACTAATAAAGATTGTTTATTTCAATGTTTTAGGCGAAAATCCCATCAACATAAAACTTTAAATTAATTAAAATTACGATAAAAAACCCTACTCCATATAGCAAGTAGGGTCGCAGAGCAAGAGGAATTACTTTAAATAATTACGTATAGTGATTCAAATAATGAACTGCTTTTTAATTAACCAAATATTACTCTCGATATATTTTTCCAGCATTGGTATAAATACTGAAAACCGATAAGCTAGCAATTTTTCCGTCTAGTTGTTTATACTTACAGGGTCTATTTTTTGATTGCTGTTAAGGCTTCGTTGTAGAGTAGGCAAAAGGAGAAAAATTTATTTGATTGAATGCTTAAATCAGTTCGCTGATTAAATATAAATAATGTTAATAATTAGTTGGTTAACTAAATTCCGTAAAACTAGCTACTCACCTAAGAGAAATTCTCTATTGCTGATTTTAGCTGCTACTTTGGGTTTAATCATACAGTTAGTAATTTTGCCAGCTTGGACGGGGCAAGTAATTACGATTAAAACTTTAATAAGAGCAGATGAAGCCTCTTTGTTGCAGCCTTTGGTTAGCAAATTCAATCAACAACATCCAAATATTAAATTGCAAATTGTCGAAGCACCTAGTGACAGTAACCAGGTAGAGGATTTATACACATCTTCCTTTTTATTGGGCAATTCCCCCTACGATTTAGTTTATATGGATATAGTGTGGACTCCTAAGTTTGCTGCTGCTGGATGGTTAACAGATATTACAGATTTTGTATCAAAGGCGGATCTAGAATCATATTTAGAAGCAGATATAGCTGGAGGCAAATATCAAAATAAACTATATCGTTTTCCTTTTCGCTCCGATGCAGGAATGCTTTATTACCGTCAAGATTTACTCACTCAAGCAGGATATCAACCCCCCCAAACCTTTGCAGAATTAATAACAATAGCTAAAGATCTACAAAAGCAGGGACTAGCCCAATGGGGTTACCTTTGGCAGGGTAAACAATATGAGGGATTAGTTGCCATGTTTGTCGAGATTTTGCAAGGAAATGGAGCTTTTTGGGTAAATCCAGCTTCTTTAGAAGTAGGTTTAGACCAAGCTGAAGCAATAGAAGCGGTAGAATTTCTCACCAGTGCGATCGCTCTTAATATTTCTCCCCCAGGTGTTACTACCTATGCTGAGGAAGAATCGCGTATATTATTTCAAAATGGTAAGGCTGTTTTTTAAAGAAATTGGCCCTATGTCTATAGTTTGGCACAAGAGTCTGAAATTCAAGGTAAATATAGTATAAAACCAATGGTTCATGCTCCAGGTAAAAATAGTGGGGCTACTTTAGGGGGATGGGGATTAGGTATTGCTAGTAGTAGTAAACATCCACAAGCAACTTGGGAAGTAATTAAATTTCTCAGTAGCCAAGAGTCACAACGGGAGTTTGTTTTAGCTACGGGATTTGTCCCCAGTCGCATCGCTTTATTTAATGATCCGCTTATTGTTGCCAAATATGACTATTACCCCAAGCTTTTAGATGTAGTTAAAAGTGCTGCTCTTCGCCCACCCATTGCACAATATGCTCAAGCTTCAGATATCTTACAACGTTATTTAAGTGCAGCCATCACCAATAAGATGACTCCAAAAATAGCTATGGAAGCTGCTGCTAAGGAAACTCGGAGTTTATTGGCAAGGTAGGCAAAATGAATAATAAACAAGAAAAACTCACAGGTTGGATTTTACTATTACCTGCTTTACTTATTCTCAGCTTAGTTTTCATTTATCCCATTGCTAGAGCTTTTTGGCTAAGTTGGTTTACACAAAACCTGGGGACACAACTTAAACCAGAGTTTTCAGGGTTGAGTAATTATCATAGAATGCTTGGGGATGGTAGATTTTGGCAGAGTTTGTATAACACTTCGATCTTTACTCTCATTAGCGTCATTCTAGAATTACTATTGGGTTTGGGGGTGGCTCTGATTTTAAATAAATCTTTTTTTGGTCGGGGAGTTGTACGTACCATTGCCATTATTCCTTGGGCTTTGCCGACTGCTATTATGGGCTTGGCTTGGGTATGGATTTTTAATGATCAATATGGTGTGGTTAATGATATTTTTACCCGTTTAGGACTAATTAATACAGGAATTAATTGGTTAGGGACACCAACTTTAGCGATGACGGCTTTAATAGTTGCTGATGTTTGGAAAACCACGCCGTTTATTAGTATTATCTTGCTGGCAGGTTTACAGTCTATTTCTCAAGATTTATATGAAGCCCACAAGATGGATGGGGCAAGTCCTTGGCAAAGTTTTTGTCAAATTACTTTACCTTTATTAATGCCTCAAATTTTGCTCGCTTTACTATTTAGATTTGCTCAGGCTTTTGGAATCTTCGATTTAGTGCAGGTAATGACAGGCGGGGGCCCTGCTGGGACAACTGAAACAGTTTCTATTTATATTTATTCTACGGTGATGCGCTATTTAGATTTTGGCTATGGTGCAGCTTTAGTAGTTGTAACGTTTTTATTGCTGATTTTGGCTGTGACAATTACTGCTTTGTTACTTAAAAAGGTGCGTATTTAAAAATATGGAAAGAGCGATCGCCAAACCTTTAGTTTAATATAAGGGTTTTTAGGTAGTGGGTTGTGATTATGAAGCTAAAAAATGTCCCGTGAGTTATCTAGTATTGCTATAACTGCCAACTGCACAACATAGATTAATTAATAAAAGACAATCTAGATAGATATAGTTGATTAATAAAAGAAAATAATGTAAGAAGTACGTCGATCGCTACAATAAAACTAATTGCTAAATATAAATACCTATAGATTCCCAATTTAATGAATACTTTTCCCGAAACTTTAGATATAGCAGTCGAACAGGCAAAAGCAGCAACCAAGCAAGCGATCGCAGATGGTTATAAACTAATACAAGTAGAATTAGTTGTCCCTGAAATTGCTCTTCAATCTGAGTCATTAGCCTTAGAATTTGCCAATCTTTTTACCGAATATGGCAAGGGAGTAAAAGTTCTGTTTCCTGATACAGGTGCAGCAGCTTTAGCCAAGCGTAATTGGGGCGATAGACCTTTTCAAGTAACTGATTTAGGTAGTCGGTATACTACGGTTGAATCACAAATTTCTGACGAAGATCAGATTTTTATTGTTGCTTGTCCTTCCTCAGTAGAAGTTGAACGTGCTGAGAAACTGAGTCAGTTAGCTGGCGATCGCCCTGTAATCTATTTAATTCCGCAATTAGAAGATGTTGCGATGGTGGGTATTGGTTTAACCGCTCGTAAGCTACGCGATCGCTTTATTAGTAATATTTATTCTTGTTACTATCTACGTCCAATCGACGGTGGAGCTATTTTACGTTGTCATCCTTCTTCTTGGCAAGTTTGGCTACAGAAGGAATCTGGGTATGAATTAGCAACAGAATTATCTACTAAGCCTATGGGTGAAGATTTAGAAAGATTAATGCTCCAGTTAACTACTTCTGAAGGCGAAACTCAACAAGATCCTCCACAAAGACAAAAACCTAGCTTATTAGGTAACTTACAAAAGTTTCTTAAAGCCT
Coding sequences:
- a CDS encoding cationic amino acid transporter, APC family protein is translated as MKTDVEVNAAQVDSLKRVFGLPTLVIYGVGDILGAGIYAVIGKIAGLSGTLVWASFLTAMVVAAFTALSYAELGSRFPKSGGVAYFVHKAFRIDWLSVLVGWLMFCTCLVSMATLSKAFAGYLNAFAPAIPAWLIVLTLFAVLAFVNFRGMKESSALNIFCTFIEITGLIIVILVASFFLGGGGTVNPPTIPNTEAIGWVAVVQGAALAFYAFIGFEDIVNVAEEVKNPERNVPRAILMALAIAGVVYIIIAWLSVQVLNPSELAASEAPLLDVVRRAQPSFPQVVFTVIALFAVLNTTLLNFVTASRLLFGMAREGLLPAWLGKLHSRRGTPYRTLIIILPIAIFLALSGTLEFLAGTTATLILAMFCLVNISLLIIKRREPQSNGFRVPILIPAIALLFDLILVAFASSSSHVLALIFTAIGVVLIFLQKAIKKQIPNT
- a CDS encoding RNA methyltransferase, TrmH family, group 3 — its product is MKSKPRIAPKQQKRLSDRTTALESPAVDLDSQTTENLDLTYGRHAVLAALKGDRQINKLWVTDKLLAHGQFYPLIKEAKSNGTIVDEVDSRRLSQLTQGGNHQGIVAQVAPYIYWELEDLLTQAQQTTDPVLVIADGIEDPHNLGSIIRTAEALGVQGLIIPQRRAVGVTSTVMKVSAGALENLAIARVVNLNQAIIKLKEAGFWIYGTTADTDTLLHETNFSGSVALVVGSEGKGLSALTEKNCDQLVAIPLMGKTPSLNASVATAIALYEIFRQRQ
- the ugpB gene encoding sugar ABC transporter solute-binding protein codes for the protein MLIISWLTKFRKTSYSPKRNSLLLILAATLGLIIQLVILPAWTGQVITIKTLIRADEASLLQPLVSKFNQQHPNIKLQIVEAPSDSNQVEDLYTSSFLLGNSPYDLVYMDIVWTPKFAAAGWLTDITDFVSKADLESYLEADIAGGKYQNKLYRFPFRSDAGMLYYRQDLLTQAGYQPPQTFAELITIAKDLQKQGLAQWGYLWQGKQYEGLVAMFVEILQGNGAFWVNPASLEVGLDQAEAIEAVEFLTSAIALNISPPGVTTYAEEESRILFQNGKAVF
- a CDS encoding endonuclease III translates to MPDSKMSAKSGRTKVRKKTNKAPSQAKKKLSLDIFNLLTALYPDATCTLDYQTPVQLLVATILSAQCTDERVNKVTPALFAQYPDAAALASCDRDQLESLIRSTGFYRNKAKNIQGACQMIVSEFDGQVPQEMEQLLKLPGVARKTANVVSAHAFGNNQGVTVDTHVKRLSNRWGLTKSDNPLEIEKDLMALLPQSEWENYSIRTIYHGRAVCKARKPLCDICQLASLCPSAKEYISAINPVNSN
- a CDS encoding ABC transporter for sugars, solute-binding protein, whose product is MAQESEIQGKYSIKPMVHAPGKNSGATLGGWGLGIASSSKHPQATWEVIKFLSSQESQREFVLATGFVPSRIALFNDPLIVAKYDYYPKLLDVVKSAALRPPIAQYAQASDILQRYLSAAITNKMTPKIAMEAAAKETRSLLAR
- a CDS encoding ribonuclease III, with product MNSPEANKKDNAPTDQAQTWVNYGVRLDSIPIIESNQIDRLSPIALAYIGDAVYELYVRTKFLLPPKRMTDYHNQVVTQVRAESQAIHLAILLPYFTDSEKEILRRGRNACATKPRRLDRKTYQQATGLEALIGYLHLTNPARLQELFTKLDFEAIN
- a CDS encoding membrane-associated zinc metalloprotease yields the protein MSVLAAISVVLLLIVVHEFGHFAAARLQKIRVNRFSIGFGPTLLKYQGSETEYAIRAIPLGGYVGFPDDDPESNIPLDDPNLLRNRPVLDRAIVISAGVIANLIFAYFLLVGQATTIGFQDIHYKSGVVVPQLLSTEESAAAKAGVKAGDIILKIDNLELDDSGKALENLRNTIQQSPNQTLELTIQRDAETVVLNVKPDIGQDGKGKIGVMLAPNGDIIRRHPSNVIEALTAGANEFQRIVQLTVQGFWQLISNFQENAQQVAGPVAIVAVGAELARNDLSNMFQFGALISINLAVINILPLPALDGGQLAFLTVEGVTGKPLPSKIQDGIMQTGLVLLLSLGVFIIVRDTINLAFFQNLFQ
- a CDS encoding cytochrome P450, which gives rise to MTTVTSPANKNKLPPTVKTPGIITIIQALLDQFGTLEKYQQKYGELFYSPKSSLFPPNVIFSNPKAIEQVFTADPNLFEVGTQSSAPVRVLLGDNSLVLLDGIKHKRHRKLLMPPFHGERMKSYGETMVEITKEVISQWQVGQTICIRDYTQEISLQIILKTIFGLDQGKRCYRLKEILVDWLEIFNSPLKSFFLFFPALQQDLGAITPWGRFLRLKRQIRDILQAECDRRRQDPDTMREDILSLLLEAKYEDGKGMSDEEIKDELMTMLFAGHETTASSLAWSFYWLHRRTEVGYRCQTELNSLRENIDFNEIIKLPYLDAVVSETLRLNPVVVFVNRQLKQPMELMGYHFEAGTSLLPSIYLTHQREDLYPQPKEFKPERFLTRQFSPYEFLPFGGGNRRCLGYAFALYEMKLVLATILSHVELELLDNRPLPFGRRGFTFTPAGGVKMRVKAIK
- a CDS encoding anti-sigma-factor antagonist — translated: MLIVTGIEVKVEEGIIPEQLNLTVSLRGTREVRENYQIFRLTGLLDAFSEPAFRKVIGNCIDEGPNNLILVLAQIDFIDSSGLGALVQLVKKAQTIGGSLQVVTNARVTQTVKLVRLEKFLSLQPSVEAALENIK
- a CDS encoding sugar ABC transporter permease encodes the protein MNNKQEKLTGWILLLPALLILSLVFIYPIARAFWLSWFTQNLGTQLKPEFSGLSNYHRMLGDGRFWQSLYNTSIFTLISVILELLLGLGVALILNKSFFGRGVVRTIAIIPWALPTAIMGLAWVWIFNDQYGVVNDIFTRLGLINTGINWLGTPTLAMTALIVADVWKTTPFISIILLAGLQSISQDLYEAHKMDGASPWQSFCQITLPLLMPQILLALLFRFAQAFGIFDLVQVMTGGGPAGTTETVSIYIYSTVMRYLDFGYGAALVVVTFLLLILAVTITALLLKKVRI